The following proteins are encoded in a genomic region of Streptomyces lunaelactis:
- a CDS encoding thioredoxin domain-containing protein, with the protein MPNRLAHETSPYLLQHADNPVDWWPWSSEAFEEARQRGVPVLLSVGYSSCHWCHVLARESFEDEQTAAYMNEHFVNIKVDREERPDVDAVYMEAVQAATGQGGWPMTVFLTADGEPFYFGTYFPPEPRHGMASFRQVLEGVTSAWAERRDEVGEVAGKIVRDLASRSLAYGGEGVPGEEELAQALLGLTREYDERHGGFGGAPKFPPSMVVEFLLRHYARTGAEGALQMAADTCEAMARGGMYDQLGGGFARYSVDRAWVVPHFEKMLYDNALLCRTFAHLWRATGSELARRVALETADFMVRELRTAEGGFASALDADSDDGTGKHVEGAFYAWTPEQLREVLGEADGQRAVECFGVTEEGTFEEGASVLQLPAGEAEPGIRERLLAARAERARPGRDDKVVAAWNGLAIAALAEVGAFFDRPDLIERATEAADLLVRLHMDSGARLARTSKGGQVGANSGVLEDYADVAEGFLALAAVSGEGVWLDFAGFLLDIVIDQFVGEGGALYDTAHDAERLIRRPQDPTDSATPSGWTAAAGALLSYAAHTGSEAHRTAAEGALGVVKALGPRAPRFIGWGLAVAEALLDGPREVAVVGPQGDAEMRELHRTALLAPAPGAVVAVGEPDGEEFPLLRDRPLVGGRPAAYVCRNFTCDAPVTDASALARKLTN; encoded by the coding sequence ATGCCGAACCGACTGGCCCATGAAACCTCCCCCTATCTCCTGCAGCACGCCGACAACCCGGTCGACTGGTGGCCCTGGTCGTCCGAAGCCTTCGAGGAGGCACGTCAGCGCGGGGTTCCGGTTCTGCTCAGTGTTGGGTACAGCAGTTGCCATTGGTGTCATGTTCTGGCACGTGAAAGTTTCGAAGATGAACAAACTGCCGCCTATATGAACGAGCACTTCGTCAACATCAAGGTCGACCGCGAGGAGCGGCCCGACGTCGATGCCGTCTACATGGAAGCCGTGCAGGCCGCCACCGGTCAGGGTGGCTGGCCCATGACCGTCTTCCTCACCGCGGACGGCGAGCCCTTCTACTTCGGTACCTACTTCCCGCCCGAGCCCCGGCACGGCATGGCCTCCTTCCGCCAGGTCCTCGAAGGCGTCACGTCCGCCTGGGCCGAGCGGCGGGACGAGGTGGGTGAGGTTGCGGGGAAGATCGTCCGGGATCTGGCCTCGCGGTCGCTCGCGTACGGCGGGGAGGGCGTGCCCGGTGAGGAGGAGCTGGCGCAGGCGTTGCTCGGGCTGACGCGGGAGTACGACGAGCGGCACGGCGGGTTCGGTGGGGCGCCGAAGTTTCCGCCGTCGATGGTGGTCGAGTTTCTGCTGCGGCACTACGCCCGTACGGGGGCCGAGGGTGCGTTGCAGATGGCCGCCGACACCTGTGAGGCGATGGCGCGCGGCGGGATGTACGACCAGCTCGGGGGTGGGTTCGCCCGGTATTCGGTGGACCGGGCGTGGGTGGTGCCGCACTTCGAGAAGATGCTTTATGACAATGCATTGCTCTGTAGGACTTTCGCGCATCTGTGGCGGGCCACGGGCTCCGAGCTGGCGCGGCGGGTGGCCCTGGAGACCGCGGACTTCATGGTGCGGGAGTTGCGTACGGCGGAGGGCGGGTTCGCCTCGGCGCTCGACGCGGACAGCGACGACGGCACGGGGAAGCACGTAGAGGGCGCGTTCTACGCATGGACGCCGGAGCAGTTGCGCGAGGTGCTGGGGGAGGCGGACGGGCAGCGGGCCGTCGAGTGCTTCGGGGTGACGGAGGAGGGGACCTTCGAGGAGGGCGCCTCGGTTCTTCAACTCCCTGCGGGCGAGGCGGAGCCGGGGATCCGGGAGCGGCTGCTGGCGGCGCGGGCCGAGCGGGCGCGACCCGGGCGGGACGACAAGGTGGTTGCCGCGTGGAACGGGCTGGCGATCGCCGCGCTGGCCGAGGTCGGGGCGTTCTTCGATCGGCCGGATCTGATCGAGCGGGCGACGGAGGCGGCCGATCTGCTGGTGCGGCTGCACATGGACAGCGGGGCGCGGCTGGCCCGTACGTCCAAGGGCGGTCAAGTCGGGGCGAACTCCGGGGTGCTGGAGGACTACGCGGATGTCGCGGAGGGCTTCCTGGCGCTGGCGGCGGTGAGCGGCGAGGGTGTGTGGCTGGATTTCGCGGGGTTCCTGCTGGACATCGTCATCGACCAGTTCGTGGGTGAGGGCGGGGCGTTGTACGACACGGCTCATGACGCGGAGCGGTTGATCCGCCGGCCGCAGGATCCGACGGACAGTGCGACGCCGTCCGGCTGGACGGCCGCGGCCGGTGCGCTGCTCTCGTATGCAGCCCACACCGGCTCGGAGGCGCATCGAACGGCCGCGGAGGGTGCGCTGGGTGTGGTGAAGGCGCTCGGGCCGCGTGCGCCGCGGTTCATCGGCTGGGGGCTGGCGGTCGCCGAGGCGCTGCTGGACGGGCCGCGTGAGGTTGCGGTGGTTGGGCCGCAGGGCGACGCGGAAATGCGGGAGTTGCACCGTACGGCCCTGCTGGCACCGGCTCCGGGCGCGGTGGTGGCGGTGGGTGAGCCGGACGGGGAGGAGTTTCCGTTGCTGCGGGACCGGCCGCTGGTGGGCGGTCGGCCGGCGGCGTACGTCTGCCGGAATTTCACCTGCGACGCTCCTGTCACGGACGCGTCGGCACTTGCCCGGAAACTCACCAACTGA
- a CDS encoding glycosyltransferase, with protein MLISVFIVAISVALFWMAAFTLWWQMHAWRTPEILAATRFDRPDGAVGLSFSLLLPARHEQAVLEHTIERLLESSHSNFEIIVIVGHDDPETAAVAGHSAARDPVRVRVITDTHEVKNKPKALNTALPHCRGDIVGVFDAEDQVHPELLAHVDHAFTSTGADVVQGGVQLINFHSSWYSLRNCLEYFFWFRSRLHLHAQKGFIPLGGNTVFVRTQVLRDADGWDPNCLAEDCDLGVRLSSVGKKVVVAYDSDMVTREETPGTLMSLLKQRTRWNQGFLQVYRKKDWKQLPGRGQRMLARYTLMTPFLQAFSGVIIPVNAAIALFLDVPVGIAIVTFLPLITAMVTFVFEIVGLHDFGKQYGLRVRLVHYLKLIAGGPFYQVLLAGAAMRAVWREQRGRNEWELTSHVGAHLTETREDAHR; from the coding sequence GTGCTCATATCGGTGTTCATTGTTGCCATTTCCGTGGCGCTGTTCTGGATGGCGGCGTTCACGCTGTGGTGGCAGATGCATGCCTGGCGTACGCCCGAGATACTCGCGGCGACCCGGTTCGACCGGCCCGACGGCGCCGTCGGGCTCTCTTTCTCCCTGCTGCTGCCGGCGCGGCACGAGCAGGCCGTGCTGGAGCACACGATCGAGCGGCTGCTCGAGTCGAGCCACTCCAACTTCGAGATCATCGTGATCGTCGGCCATGACGATCCGGAGACCGCGGCGGTCGCCGGGCATTCGGCCGCCCGTGACCCGGTCCGGGTGCGGGTGATCACCGACACCCACGAGGTGAAGAACAAGCCGAAGGCCCTCAACACCGCGCTGCCGCACTGCCGCGGCGACATCGTGGGCGTCTTCGACGCCGAGGACCAGGTGCATCCGGAGCTGCTCGCGCATGTCGATCACGCCTTCACCTCCACCGGTGCGGATGTCGTTCAGGGCGGTGTGCAGCTGATCAATTTCCACTCCAGCTGGTACAGCCTGCGCAACTGCCTGGAGTACTTCTTCTGGTTCCGCTCGCGCCTCCACCTGCACGCGCAGAAAGGTTTCATCCCGCTCGGCGGCAACACCGTCTTCGTCCGTACGCAGGTGCTGCGCGACGCCGACGGATGGGACCCGAACTGCCTTGCCGAGGACTGTGACCTGGGCGTACGCCTCTCGTCCGTCGGCAAGAAGGTCGTCGTCGCGTACGACAGCGACATGGTCACCCGCGAGGAGACCCCCGGCACCCTGATGAGCCTGCTCAAGCAGCGCACCCGCTGGAACCAGGGCTTCCTGCAGGTCTACCGCAAGAAGGACTGGAAGCAGCTCCCGGGCCGCGGGCAGCGGATGCTCGCCCGCTACACCCTGATGACGCCGTTCCTGCAGGCGTTCTCCGGCGTGATCATCCCGGTCAACGCCGCCATCGCCCTCTTCCTCGACGTCCCCGTCGGGATCGCCATCGTGACCTTCCTGCCGCTGATCACAGCGATGGTCACGTTCGTCTTCGAGATCGTCGGACTGCACGACTTCGGCAAGCAGTACGGCCTTCGCGTCCGCCTCGTCCACTACCTCAAGCTCATCGCCGGCGGCCCCTTCTACCAGGTCCTCCTGGCCGGCGCCGCGATGCGCGCCGTCTGGCGGGAGCAGCGGGGACGCAATGAGTGGGAGCTGACCAGTCATGTCGGCGCGCATCTCACCGAGACCCGAGAGGACGCCCACCGGTGA
- a CDS encoding ArnT family glycosyltransferase, translated as MTTTLPPAPDTSITLPAAGQTRPAAPVHVRPVVRFRSSRPDLLLCFGLLAAILLVQGWNITHFPTLSDDEGTYLAQAWAVQQGDGLAHYTYWYDHPPLGWIQIAALTWLPSLIAPETMTVASMRFAMLLVSAACAVLLYVLARRLFLPRWAAALAMLLFGLSPLSVVLQREIFLDNIAVMWMLLAFCLAASPSRHLWHHFAAGLAAATSVLTKETMLVVLPALLVTMWRHSHRDTRKYAVTGAITACALIGLGYPLYALLNNELFPGPGHVSLIDGITYQMGRAGSGSIFDASSGSHGVFQSWLYYDWVLPLGGLAGAALLLLTLRWSVTARALAGPALVVAILALVAMRPSGYLPAMYVIQALPFLAIVLAGGAASVAHAILRREGTPFGRVLKRRTGSMVPPVVRHGVAGLLAVAAAAYVVPHWYTGNRDALTVDANAPYRAAASWMQNEVTDPASTRVLVDDALWLDLVHDGYKPGTGAIWFYKADLDPAVTKTMPRGWRDLDYVVSSPTVRRDAVDLPNVKAALEHSKPVAVFGDGEDRIEIRRIAGGDR; from the coding sequence GTGACCACCACTCTGCCCCCGGCTCCCGACACCTCCATCACACTGCCCGCCGCCGGGCAGACCCGGCCGGCGGCGCCCGTGCATGTACGGCCCGTCGTACGGTTTCGCAGCTCGCGCCCCGATCTGCTGCTCTGCTTCGGGCTGTTGGCCGCGATCCTGCTCGTCCAGGGCTGGAACATCACGCACTTCCCGACGCTCAGCGACGACGAGGGCACGTATCTCGCGCAGGCCTGGGCGGTCCAGCAGGGCGACGGGCTCGCGCACTACACGTACTGGTACGACCATCCGCCGCTCGGCTGGATACAGATAGCCGCGCTCACCTGGCTGCCGTCGCTGATCGCGCCGGAGACGATGACGGTGGCGTCGATGCGTTTCGCGATGCTGCTGGTCAGCGCGGCGTGCGCGGTGCTCCTCTATGTACTGGCGCGCAGGCTGTTCCTGCCGCGCTGGGCGGCCGCGCTTGCCATGCTGCTGTTCGGCCTCTCGCCGCTCTCCGTGGTTCTGCAGCGTGAGATCTTCCTGGACAACATCGCGGTGATGTGGATGCTGCTGGCGTTCTGCCTGGCCGCGTCGCCCAGCCGCCATCTGTGGCACCACTTCGCCGCGGGTCTCGCTGCCGCGACCTCTGTGCTCACCAAGGAGACGATGCTGGTGGTGCTGCCCGCACTGCTGGTGACGATGTGGCGGCACAGCCATCGCGACACCCGTAAGTACGCGGTGACGGGCGCGATCACCGCCTGTGCGCTGATCGGCCTGGGGTATCCGCTGTACGCGCTGCTCAACAATGAACTCTTCCCCGGGCCCGGACATGTGTCGCTGATCGACGGCATCACGTACCAGATGGGCCGCGCGGGCTCCGGCTCGATCTTCGACGCGAGCTCCGGTTCGCACGGCGTCTTCCAGTCCTGGCTGTACTACGACTGGGTGCTGCCGCTCGGCGGACTGGCGGGAGCGGCGCTGCTGCTGCTCACCCTGCGCTGGTCGGTCACCGCGCGGGCGCTGGCCGGACCCGCCCTGGTGGTGGCGATCCTGGCGCTCGTCGCGATGCGGCCCTCGGGGTACCTCCCGGCGATGTACGTGATCCAAGCGCTGCCGTTCCTGGCGATTGTGCTGGCGGGGGGCGCGGCGAGTGTTGCTCACGCGATCCTGCGGCGTGAAGGTACGCCCTTCGGGCGTGTCCTCAAACGCCGGACGGGCTCGATGGTGCCCCCGGTGGTTCGCCACGGCGTGGCCGGGCTGCTCGCCGTGGCCGCCGCCGCGTACGTCGTGCCGCACTGGTACACAGGCAACCGCGACGCCCTCACCGTCGACGCCAACGCCCCCTACCGTGCTGCCGCTTCCTGGATGCAGAACGAGGTCACCGACCCCGCGTCCACCCGCGTGCTCGTCGACGACGCGCTCTGGCTCGACCTCGTCCACGACGGGTACAAGCCCGGTACCGGCGCCATCTGGTTCTACAAGGCCGACCTCGACCCCGCCGTGACGAAGACGATGCCGCGCGGCTGGCGGGACCTCGACTACGTCGTGTCGTCCCCGACCGTCCGCCGCGACGCCGTCGATCTGCCGAACGTCAAGGCGGCACTGGAGCATTCGAAGCCGGTCGCCGTATTCGGCGACGGCGAGGACCGGATCGAGATCCGCCGGATCGCTGGAGGCGACCGATGA
- a CDS encoding glycosyltransferase translates to MTTPRTGAEELGDPELSAASLAEPGAVTVIIPTFNESGNVRELLHRLTESVPSRLPCEVVFVDDSTDDTPEVIRSAAQDCPFPVTVLHRETPTGGLGGAVVEGIKSAGSDWIVVMDADLQHPPALVPELVASGERSGADLVVASRYVRGGSREGLAGGYRIAVSRGATWLTKALFPRRLRGISDPMSGFFAIRRSVVTADVLKPLGYKILLELAVRCRPERVAEVPFVFQERFAGESKSTAKEGMRFLGHLVALRTASPAARMLAFGLIGLTGFVPNLIGLHLLTAGGMHYLPAEIVANQFGVVWNFLLIEVLLFRDRRGHRHWADRVGRFALLANADLLLRIPLIALFVGWLEMAVLPATTLALLMTFVLRFAATEALVYLPRQRSRSERTA, encoded by the coding sequence ATGACCACACCCCGTACGGGCGCCGAGGAACTCGGCGACCCGGAACTGAGCGCTGCCTCGCTCGCCGAGCCCGGCGCCGTCACCGTCATCATCCCGACCTTCAACGAGTCCGGAAATGTGCGGGAGTTGCTGCACCGGCTCACCGAGTCGGTGCCGTCCCGGCTGCCCTGCGAGGTCGTCTTCGTCGACGACTCCACGGACGACACCCCTGAGGTGATCCGCAGCGCGGCGCAGGACTGCCCGTTCCCGGTGACCGTCCTGCATCGCGAGACCCCCACGGGAGGTCTGGGCGGCGCGGTGGTGGAGGGCATCAAGTCCGCGGGCTCCGACTGGATCGTCGTCATGGACGCCGATCTGCAGCATCCGCCCGCGCTCGTACCCGAGTTGGTGGCGTCGGGGGAGCGGTCGGGCGCCGATCTCGTCGTGGCCAGCCGCTATGTACGGGGCGGCAGCCGCGAGGGCCTGGCGGGCGGATACCGGATCGCCGTCTCGCGCGGAGCGACCTGGCTGACCAAGGCGCTCTTCCCGCGCAGGCTGCGCGGCATCAGCGACCCGATGAGCGGCTTCTTCGCGATCCGCCGCAGTGTGGTGACCGCCGATGTGCTCAAGCCGCTCGGCTACAAGATCCTGCTGGAGCTGGCGGTGCGCTGCCGGCCCGAGAGGGTCGCCGAGGTGCCGTTCGTCTTCCAGGAGCGATTCGCCGGGGAGTCCAAGTCGACGGCGAAGGAGGGGATGCGCTTCCTGGGGCATCTCGTCGCGCTGCGTACGGCTTCCCCGGCCGCGCGGATGCTGGCGTTCGGGCTGATCGGGCTCACCGGCTTCGTACCGAACCTGATCGGGCTGCATCTGCTGACGGCCGGCGGAATGCACTATCTGCCGGCCGAGATCGTGGCCAATCAGTTCGGGGTGGTGTGGAACTTCCTCCTGATCGAGGTGCTGCTGTTCCGGGACCGGCGCGGACACCGGCACTGGGCGGACCGCGTCGGGCGGTTCGCGCTGCTCGCCAACGCCGATCTGCTGCTGCGTATCCCGCTGATCGCGCTGTTCGTGGGCTGGCTGGAGATGGCGGTGCTGCCCGCGACGACGCTCGCCCTGCTGATGACGTTCGTGCTGCGGTTCGCGGCGACGGAGGCGCTGGTGTATCTGCCGCGGCAGCGGAGCCGTTCGGAAAGGACCGCGTGA
- a CDS encoding galactose oxidase-like domain-containing protein — MPGPATRRPRRGLRGRRRALLAVAALTGGLLLSAPQPAAAGVNLITNPGFETAGPAGEDMPACWKKSGWGDNDFAFETVADAHSGSTAMKVSLTRRVDGDRKALITENATCAPTVKPDSQYDLSLWYKSTTPDTSITLFRHDTTAGWQYWTDLKTLPMSGSYERAEVRTPAVPPGTDRISWGVSVYGTGSVTTDDYIMEEVSAPAPEPECTATPEECAKGRWEVLPVQNPVRSMHSVVLHNGKVLVIAGSGNDEALFEAGTFTSAIYDPATGAWRTVPTPVDMFCAGHVQLQDGKVLVMSGNKGYPSADGSIGYQGLKDSYIFDPATESYAKTNDMNGGHWYPSATILGNGDVISFGGLKEDSTGNVTAEKFSAAQNKWLPMNEVNQTWSYWGLYPSMILMQDGRLFYSGSHVFGNGTQGSGASIYDYTANTITDVPGLQNKDQRDESASVLLPPAQDQRVLTMGGGNNETNPAANRLTDIIDLKDPNPVYTHGPLLPQGQVDQGQGKRPQTGAEGKMFVSAVLLPDGKVLETGGGLHDRADPVYEASFFDPVTNTYEEGLATDPVPRTYHSSSFLLPDGRVMSVGDNPGNGTYNHNVSLYTPPYLLKGARPKITSVIDGQWTYGDTQRITVDRPIAKAELIRPAAVTHSSDPNQRFVDLPMTVDGNSIDLNVTSNPNMAPPGWYMLFAVDANGIPSVAEWVHLGGPAAMAADAPSAHVHDFADAPAKAPKKALKKRSSAPVSPTVSGCDRHYGAAGVCVPTVFPKAVKATTAARCGWLSAHDYGRLKVNGKDDPLRLDPNRDGVACGRGDVAR, encoded by the coding sequence ATGCCCGGCCCGGCTACGAGACGTCCACGCCGCGGACTCCGCGGACGCAGACGCGCGCTGCTCGCCGTCGCCGCGCTGACCGGCGGGCTGCTGCTGTCGGCCCCGCAGCCCGCGGCCGCCGGCGTCAACCTGATCACCAACCCCGGCTTCGAGACCGCGGGTCCGGCCGGCGAGGACATGCCCGCCTGCTGGAAGAAGTCCGGCTGGGGCGACAACGACTTCGCCTTCGAGACCGTGGCCGACGCGCACTCCGGTTCCACGGCGATGAAGGTCTCGCTCACCCGCCGGGTGGACGGCGACCGCAAGGCGCTGATCACCGAGAACGCGACCTGCGCGCCCACGGTGAAGCCGGACAGCCAGTACGACCTCTCCCTCTGGTACAAGAGCACCACGCCCGACACGTCCATCACGCTCTTCCGGCACGACACCACGGCCGGCTGGCAGTACTGGACGGACCTCAAGACCCTTCCGATGAGCGGCAGTTACGAGCGCGCCGAGGTCCGTACGCCCGCCGTGCCGCCCGGCACCGACCGCATCAGCTGGGGTGTTTCGGTGTACGGCACGGGCTCGGTCACCACCGACGACTACATCATGGAGGAGGTGTCCGCGCCCGCCCCCGAGCCCGAGTGCACGGCGACGCCGGAGGAGTGCGCGAAGGGCCGCTGGGAGGTCCTGCCGGTGCAGAACCCGGTGCGCTCCATGCACTCCGTGGTCCTCCACAACGGCAAGGTGCTCGTCATCGCCGGCTCCGGCAACGACGAGGCGCTGTTCGAGGCGGGCACCTTCACCTCCGCGATCTACGACCCGGCGACCGGTGCGTGGCGCACCGTCCCCACGCCCGTCGACATGTTCTGCGCCGGCCATGTGCAGCTCCAGGACGGCAAGGTCCTGGTGATGAGCGGCAACAAGGGCTATCCGTCCGCCGACGGCAGCATCGGCTACCAGGGGCTGAAGGACTCGTACATCTTCGACCCGGCCACCGAGTCGTACGCGAAGACGAACGACATGAACGGCGGTCACTGGTATCCGTCGGCGACGATCCTCGGCAATGGCGATGTCATCTCCTTCGGCGGTCTGAAGGAGGACTCGACGGGCAATGTCACGGCCGAGAAGTTCTCCGCGGCCCAGAACAAGTGGCTGCCGATGAACGAGGTCAACCAGACCTGGTCGTACTGGGGTCTGTATCCGTCGATGATCCTGATGCAGGACGGCCGGCTCTTCTACTCGGGCAGCCATGTCTTCGGCAACGGCACGCAGGGCAGCGGCGCTTCGATCTACGACTACACGGCGAACACGATCACCGATGTGCCCGGTCTGCAGAACAAGGACCAGCGTGACGAGTCGGCGAGCGTGCTGCTGCCGCCGGCGCAGGACCAGCGGGTACTGACGATGGGCGGCGGCAACAACGAGACCAACCCGGCCGCGAACCGCCTGACCGACATCATCGACCTCAAGGACCCCAACCCGGTGTACACGCACGGTCCGCTGCTGCCGCAGGGGCAGGTCGACCAGGGTCAGGGCAAGCGTCCGCAGACGGGCGCGGAGGGCAAGATGTTCGTCTCCGCGGTGCTGCTGCCCGACGGGAAGGTTCTGGAGACGGGCGGCGGTCTGCACGACCGGGCGGACCCGGTGTACGAGGCGTCGTTCTTCGACCCGGTCACCAACACGTACGAGGAGGGCCTGGCGACGGACCCGGTCCCGCGTACGTACCACTCGTCGTCCTTCCTGCTGCCGGACGGGCGGGTGATGTCGGTGGGCGACAACCCGGGCAACGGGACGTACAACCACAATGTGTCGCTCTACACCCCGCCGTATCTGCTCAAGGGCGCCCGGCCGAAGATCACTTCGGTGATCGACGGGCAGTGGACGTACGGGGACACGCAGCGGATCACGGTCGACCGGCCGATCGCCAAGGCGGAGTTGATCCGCCCGGCGGCGGTGACGCACTCGTCCGACCCGAACCAGCGGTTCGTGGATCTGCCGATGACGGTCGACGGCAACAGCATCGACCTCAATGTCACCAGCAACCCGAACATGGCGCCGCCCGGCTGGTACATGCTCTTCGCCGTCGACGCGAACGGGATCCCGTCGGTGGCCGAGTGGGTGCATCTCGGGGGCCCGGCGGCGATGGCGGCGGATGCGCCTTCGGCGCATGTCCACGATTTCGCGGACGCGCCGGCGAAGGCGCCGAAGAAGGCCCTGAAGAAGCGGAGTTCGGCACCGGTGAGCCCGACGGTGTCGGGGTGCGACCGGCACTACGGGGCGGCGGGGGTGTGTGTCCCGACGGTGTTCCCGAAGGCGGTGAAGGCGACGACGGCGGCGCGGTGCGGGTGGCTTTCGGCGCATGACTACGGACGCCTGAAGGTCAACGGCAAGGACGACCCGTTGAGGCTCGACCCGAACAGGGACGGGGTGGCGTGCGGCAGGGGGGACGTGGCGAGGTAG
- the trhA gene encoding PAQR family membrane homeostasis protein TrhA, with translation MTSAAPEVTDIDPTPVKPRLRGWLHAGMFPAALIAGLVLITFADSTRARVACAIYVLTACLLFGVSAIYHRGTWGPRGEAVLRRLDHANIFLIIAGTYTPLTMLLLPDSTGRTLLWAVWAAALAGIAFRVFWVGAPRWLYTPCYIAMGWAAVFFLPDFMRAGGIAVLVCVIVGGLLYSAGGVIYGIKRPNPSPRWFGFHEVFHSLTLAAFIVHYVGISLVAYRHA, from the coding sequence ATGACCTCTGCCGCGCCCGAAGTGACCGACATAGATCCCACCCCGGTGAAACCAAGGCTGCGCGGCTGGCTGCATGCAGGGATGTTCCCTGCCGCCCTGATCGCGGGGCTGGTCCTCATCACGTTCGCCGACTCCACTCGGGCCAGAGTCGCCTGCGCGATCTATGTCCTGACGGCGTGCCTGCTCTTCGGCGTGAGCGCGATCTACCACCGGGGGACCTGGGGCCCGCGCGGCGAGGCCGTACTGCGCCGGCTCGATCACGCCAACATCTTTCTGATCATCGCGGGCACCTACACCCCGCTGACGATGCTCCTCCTCCCCGATTCCACCGGGCGGACGCTGCTGTGGGCGGTCTGGGCGGCAGCTCTGGCGGGGATCGCCTTCCGGGTCTTCTGGGTCGGCGCCCCGCGCTGGCTCTACACCCCGTGCTACATCGCGATGGGCTGGGCTGCCGTCTTCTTCCTGCCCGACTTCATGCGCGCGGGCGGGATCGCCGTGCTCGTGTGCGTGATCGTCGGCGGGCTGCTCTACAGCGCGGGCGGCGTGATCTACGGAATCAAGCGCCCGAATCCGTCACCGCGGTGGTTCGGCTTCCACGAGGTCTTCCACTCGCTCACGCTGGCGGCGTTCATCGTGCACTACGTGGGCATCTCGCTGGTCGCCTACCGGCACGCCTGA